The Haemophilus parainfluenzae genome window below encodes:
- the nlpD gene encoding murein hydrolase activator NlpD: MKKSFLLLPVSIAILTACSSNSPAPIENVDGTLSPGVMQPVDNNSSGTWQPEIQQNTMPNTMGNSVPTGTQTPQPSFQPTYQPVQQPAAAQPKPTPAPAPVQPQTKTVTKTVSDCASSGSINVPRNPNTNAPDYSQIQKGSYKGNTYKVNKGDTMFLIAYLTGMDVKDLASMNNMKEPYSLSVGQTLKISNCSTKTVTTTVPVKTTAPAAPAAPAEPEVTYTPGANGTQIGSDGTVIGPIKSGVATGGASTPAFTNKTPSTPVTTTTQVETTTNDTPINANVVAPVASNVAWQWPTQGNVLQGFSNSDGGNKGVDISGSRGQAIKAAANGRVVYAGNALRGYGNLIIIKHNDDFLSAYAHNDKILVSDQQEVKAGQEIAKMGSTGTNAVKLHFEIRYKGKSVDPVRYLPRR; the protein is encoded by the coding sequence ATGAAAAAATCGTTTTTATTGCTCCCTGTGAGTATCGCTATTTTAACGGCTTGTAGTTCAAATAGCCCTGCGCCAATTGAAAATGTAGATGGCACACTTTCTCCAGGGGTAATGCAGCCTGTTGATAATAATTCGAGCGGTACATGGCAGCCAGAAATCCAACAAAATACGATGCCAAATACCATGGGCAATAGCGTGCCAACGGGAACTCAAACACCACAACCAAGTTTTCAACCGACTTATCAACCGGTTCAACAACCTGCTGCAGCACAGCCTAAACCAACGCCTGCTCCTGCACCGGTTCAACCACAAACTAAAACAGTAACGAAAACGGTTTCTGATTGCGCTAGCTCTGGCTCAATCAACGTGCCGCGTAATCCAAATACCAATGCACCGGATTACAGCCAAATTCAAAAAGGTTCATACAAAGGAAATACCTATAAAGTAAACAAAGGCGATACCATGTTCTTAATCGCTTACTTGACGGGTATGGACGTGAAAGATTTGGCAAGCATGAACAATATGAAAGAGCCTTATAGCTTAAGTGTAGGCCAAACGTTAAAAATTTCAAATTGTTCAACTAAAACGGTTACTACGACTGTACCCGTGAAAACGACGGCACCAGCTGCACCGGCAGCCCCAGCTGAACCAGAAGTGACTTATACACCAGGTGCGAACGGTACGCAAATTGGTTCTGATGGTACGGTAATTGGTCCAATTAAATCAGGTGTTGCAACAGGTGGTGCATCAACACCAGCGTTTACCAACAAGACACCGAGCACACCGGTGACAACGACAACGCAAGTGGAAACTACTACGAACGATACACCGATTAATGCGAACGTTGTGGCTCCAGTTGCATCGAATGTGGCATGGCAATGGCCAACACAAGGCAACGTGCTCCAAGGTTTCTCTAACTCTGATGGTGGTAATAAAGGGGTTGATATTAGTGGTTCTCGCGGACAAGCGATTAAAGCGGCAGCGAATGGTCGTGTTGTGTATGCGGGTAACGCATTACGTGGCTATGGTAACTTAATCATCATCAAACACAACGATGATTTCTTAAGTGCTTACGCACACAACGACAAGATCCTTGTGAGCGATCAACAAGAAGTGAAAGCAGGCCAAGAGATTGCGAAAATGGGTAGCACAGGAACCAATGCTGTGAAACTTCATTTCGAGATCCGTTATAAAGGTAAATCTGTTGATCCAGTTAGATACTTACCGAGAAGATAA